The following proteins come from a genomic window of Candidatus Syntrophosphaera sp.:
- a CDS encoding AMP-binding protein: MLQLHQRFMQVAKKRPGHIAVHDKATDKDYTYGRLLIASLILKEHIGKIKGKYVGILLPTSTGCMLGIIGSLMNGKIPVMINYSTGAIENCRYAREKCGFKTIITSKKLLDKLNLPAIDHMIFVEDILAKVTIVAKLKAAAISKLPFAVLKGMVHSGSENEISVILFTSGSEKEPKAVQLSHRNILHNVDAVPQLVRLDHTDVFMAMLPLFHVFGLTTNFWLPLLLGSTMVTHPNPLEYKTISELVRQYKVTFMTATPSFFYGYLQKSEPGDFASIRLAIAGADKLPNKVYEGFIRKHGITVFEGYGTTETSPVISTTYPGVHKLGSVGPPLPGVQVRIQDINTDKVLGPNQEGKVLVKGDMVMEGYLGDIEETSLRIHNGWYDTGDIGLIDDDGYLWHKGRLKRFVKVGGEMVSLVRVEEVLSRLLPEDVICCVVDVPNPTKGADVVAAVANGNFDMHKVLKQLKKELPSIAVPRQFYVIEDIPMMASGKVNFRAVEKICRERNTNGDKD, translated from the coding sequence ATGTTACAATTGCATCAGCGCTTCATGCAGGTGGCAAAGAAAAGGCCGGGACATATCGCGGTCCATGACAAAGCCACCGACAAAGACTACACCTATGGCAGATTGCTGATCGCCTCGCTGATCCTCAAAGAACACATTGGCAAGATCAAGGGAAAATACGTGGGAATCCTTCTTCCCACCTCGACCGGATGCATGCTGGGCATCATCGGGAGCCTGATGAACGGCAAGATCCCCGTGATGATCAACTATTCCACGGGCGCGATCGAAAACTGCCGCTACGCCAGGGAAAAATGCGGATTCAAGACGATCATCACCAGCAAGAAACTGCTCGATAAGCTGAATCTCCCGGCAATTGACCACATGATCTTTGTCGAGGATATCCTCGCCAAGGTCACCATTGTGGCCAAACTCAAGGCCGCCGCGATCTCCAAGCTTCCCTTTGCCGTCCTCAAAGGAATGGTCCACAGCGGCAGCGAAAACGAGATCAGCGTGATCCTCTTCACCAGCGGCAGCGAAAAGGAGCCCAAGGCCGTGCAGCTTTCCCACCGCAACATCCTGCACAACGTGGATGCCGTGCCCCAATTGGTCAGGCTGGACCACACCGACGTTTTCATGGCCATGCTGCCCCTGTTCCACGTCTTTGGCCTCACCACCAATTTCTGGCTCCCCCTGCTATTGGGCTCGACCATGGTCACGCACCCCAACCCGCTTGAGTATAAAACGATCAGCGAATTGGTGCGCCAATACAAGGTGACTTTCATGACAGCCACGCCCTCATTTTTCTACGGTTACTTGCAAAAATCCGAACCGGGAGATTTCGCCAGCATCCGTTTAGCCATAGCCGGAGCGGACAAGCTTCCCAACAAGGTATATGAGGGATTCATCAGGAAACACGGGATCACGGTGTTTGAGGGCTACGGCACGACCGAGACCTCGCCGGTCATATCCACGACCTATCCTGGGGTACACAAACTCGGCAGCGTCGGCCCACCCCTGCCCGGAGTCCAGGTCCGCATCCAGGACATCAATACCGATAAGGTTCTGGGACCCAATCAGGAAGGAAAGGTCCTCGTCAAAGGCGACATGGTCATGGAAGGATACCTGGGCGATATTGAAGAGACCTCACTCCGCATCCACAATGGCTGGTACGACACCGGCGATATCGGCCTGATCGATGACGACGGCTATCTTTGGCATAAGGGCAGGCTCAAACGTTTCGTGAAAGTGGGCGGGGAAATGGTTTCCCTGGTCAGGGTGGAGGAAGTGCTCAGCCGCCTGCTGCCCGAGGATGTGATCTGCTGCGTGGTCGACGTTCCCAATCCAACCAAGGGCGCGGATGTCGTGGCCGCGGTCGCCAATGGCAATTTCGACATGCACAAGGTGCTCAAACAACTCAAGAAGGAATTGCCGTCCATTGCCGTGCCGCGCCAGTTCTACGTGATCGAGGACATCCCGATGATGGCCAGCGGCAAAGTCAATTTCCGCGCCGTGGAAAAGATCTGCCGCGAACGCAATACAAATGGAGATAAGGATTAG
- a CDS encoding class II aldolase/adducin family protein, giving the protein MGRIRAVAAQINLRGWCEANAGNISVNVSPELNSIIGDTAQWFIVSRTGSRYRDLAVDPLCNLVLISIQNGLEHIHPQGGKPTSEWLCHLSLQQHFLSENRDDRVVLHSHPASVIVLGGLELYQNEGLLNQALDDALPELHLYLPQGVATTPTSPPGSKELAECSLRAIGSRKVLVWQGHGIVSTGLDPDEALDFMEVAEKAAQVLLRKFSLTK; this is encoded by the coding sequence ATGGGCAGGATCAGGGCGGTCGCGGCGCAGATCAATCTGCGCGGCTGGTGCGAAGCCAACGCTGGCAACATCTCCGTCAACGTCAGCCCTGAACTGAACTCAATCATTGGCGACACCGCACAGTGGTTCATCGTTTCCCGCACGGGCAGCCGTTATCGCGATTTGGCCGTCGATCCGCTTTGCAACCTGGTCTTGATCTCGATCCAAAACGGCCTGGAACACATCCATCCCCAAGGGGGAAAACCCACATCCGAATGGCTCTGCCACCTCTCTCTGCAGCAGCATTTCCTCTCAGAGAACCGGGACGACAGGGTCGTCCTGCATTCCCATCCCGCCAGCGTGATCGTGCTTGGCGGTTTGGAACTCTATCAAAACGAGGGCCTGCTCAATCAGGCGCTGGATGATGCCCTGCCGGAACTTCACCTGTATTTGCCTCAGGGAGTGGCCACAACCCCGACATCCCCACCCGGCTCAAAAGAATTAGCCGAATGCAGCCTACGGGCTATCGGCTCCCGCAAGGTTCTGGTCTGGCAGGGCCACGGGATCGTCAGCACCGGCCTGGATCCAGACGAGGCCCTGGACTTTATGGAGGTCGCGGAAAAAGCCGC